One Takifugu flavidus isolate HTHZ2018 chromosome 3, ASM371156v2, whole genome shotgun sequence genomic window, CACGCTTCAACATGGCAACTGTTCAAGGTCCATTCACAAGCTCTGAAGAACTGtgccagcctgtttctgtcaactGTCTGTTGTGCAAAACTTCCAACTAAAATGGCCCAAATGGCTTATTGAGTAATAATGATACACAGAGAGAAGGATTGCAAAGATTTCCAGAGAAAAGTATCAGCCCTCTAAGTCGGCATCACTCATGGtataaaagcagccacagacagcctgagctcaacagctgtggacacagagccaagagcagACGACCTCTATCGTGACTGatccatcaacaaagatgagtgagtgaagAAGCTTCTCTTTCTATATGGTACTTTATATAACactgtaataacaataacagcatgagggtgtttgtttcctacaggtgtccttttcacagcagtcCTACAGACAGGAGGTAATGTTGGACCCTTTCAGGGAGACACAACTTTGATTTTCAACAGGGCAATCACCAACGTGGGGGAGGCGTACGACATCagtacaggtgagtcacactcCCCAGCTGATGGACACACGTCAGGCAGTTTCCTTCAGGGGTAGAGCAGCTCAGTTCCACTCAGGTTTGAGAGCCTAAAATGTAAAACCCAAAGTTTCTCTTCTTACAGGCCTCTTCAAAGCTCCTGACACAGGCTTttactgcttcagcttctcctaccaagctgacaaaagggaacaatcggggctgactctgatgaagaacagtGAGGCCATCGTGAAGgcgttcaacagcaacaagccAGGGATTCAGCATGTTGATAACGCTTCCAGCACTGCATGTCTGGAACTCCAGCAAGGAGACCGTGTGTATGTGGTCCTGCCTAATGGCTGTCATGCTTGTGGCATTGGTGGAACCACCAGCTTCACTGGTTTTCTCATCAGCAAGGCTTAAAAAGTGTCTCCAGACCCTCAAACCAGGGTGACTAAACATACACCCTGTAACCAATTTGGCATCTTCAGCTTAAAATGACACTGGATCtcaaaatctaaaataaactcattgcagcatcatttcaggtgtttcgtattttatttaaactcagcacaccacaaatcacagttagcctaaataatattctcattgatgatcctgttcctggaaacacattggattgttttattcattgcagAGCTTAAATAGgggattttaaaatatagatACTGTATCTTTAATTTTGAATATTTGTTGGGAGTTAAAAACACCACgatcaataaaataaaggttgctGCCCTGAATGATCCATCCCAGAGTCTAATCATAATGTACAGCAAAGAAATGTCTATgaccaaaacaaaaagaataattataattacttatgttgtaattttacgATAAGAATTTATCATGATTATACGTTCTGGGTCATCTTTACATACAGTAAAAGTATAGtttaaataatcaaataaagctggttttcatatttgttatttatatgataatgtttgtgtttaaaagcaGTTTGCAAATGGTAAAGGCTCCTAAATAAGAGTCCATGCTTTTCAGCAAGTGGCCACTAGAGGCAACGTGGCTCCAACTGAATTGTCCAGGAGGATTGGCGCCTTGAGAAGCTTGACTACGCCCATTTAGTTACGCCTACTACGAAAATGGAGAAAGTTATTCAAAAGCTAGGAATGACGAGAAGATGCCATTTATCCATGTTTACCACAAAACAGACGAAACGAGCAAACGCTGGTGATCAGAAGGCAGCGGCTTTTGAAGAGGGCTGGGATCCGGGTGACAGAATGGGAGCGGATGTAAACTGGGTCCTCAAGAAGGCGCTGGAGAACCAGGCGGACATGCTGAACGTGCTCCTTCCTCGTCTCCGAGAAGATGAGGATGTCGTTGATGTGAACGAAGACGAACTGATTTAACATGTCACGAAGGACGTCATTTTCCATCCACTGTATGCGGCCAGAACGCGAAACGGGATGGAAAAATTCACAACTGATGTAGACCCTTGACGTAAGGAGAGAAGTTTAGCCGCCGCCTCTCCACCCTGAACCGGATGATCCAACACATGCCTGAGCTCATCCTTAAACGAACGAAAATGCGTGGAACCGTGTGTCTGGTTCTCAATTACAGCAGTGGCCCACTGCGCAGCTCTCCCTGATAATAAATGAACAGTAAAGGCAATCTTAGCCCAACGGCTGAAGATCAGAAACCAAAGAGCATTGTAGCAACAAACTAGCGCACCTGCCCGCTTCACCTGAGCGCCGCTCGGGAATGGAAGGCTCACGTGGTACAGCGGAAAAGGAGGTGCAACGAAGCGGAGGCTCCGGACGACGCTGAATCGGTGGGGGACTGCGAGGGGGGAGCTGGCCTCTCCTGCCCAAAGAGAGTCCAATACTAGCTGAAAGACTCTGGAGGGAGCTCCACATATGCGACAAAAGCTTGTCGTGGTCCCCGATCAGCGCAGACGTGCCACCAAAGCTTGCTGAACAGCGTCATTGTCCACCGGGTCAATATTGGTCCGATTGTAATGTTAAGTACGTGGTTCAGACAGGACCCGTaagcaaacaaacagcagctggtgtggTGAAAAAGTGAGGTGCATGAAATCAGGTGATTTCCCTTGTCTCAGCAGAACATGACCTGACCTTTCCTTGACCCACCATGTTTTACCAGACTTCCTCAATGCACACTTGATACTGTTCCTGTTTTGACTCCACACAATTAAACAGTCGTATGGATTTTATCTAGAAAAACAGAGTTTGTCACCTTGGCCTTTTGTTGAACTTGCTGACACTAACATGAGCTTGGCACACACAGAGTGTGGACATCTTGTCATTTAGCATATGCTAAGCTACTTAAGATATCAATCATTTGGCTCATTCTGATAATCAcatacatttcaaatatttccaCAGAAGCACCTGACTTTTGGGGGTATTTTGCCCATAATTGGGAAAAGCTTCCTCTGCTAGTTGGCTGATTTCAGCATCAAAAATTGGACGATCCTCACCAGGCACGTGAGTACAAGTATCGGCATGATTCCTAAACATGGAGTGACAAGATAAGCAGGCTGGCAAAAGCCAGATTAAAATTGATGTGGTcagtaacagcagcaccacccagGCATGTGGGCAATACTTAGCCAAGCTGCTATCTTCATGATTAGGAGCAGCTTCAACAGCCACTTCAAAACATCTGCCCCATCCAGAGGAAGCCTCTTTTCAACCACCATAAAAACATTTCTCAGGTGTTAGCTGAAGCCCAAGAAGTTGCTTTCCATCGTCACAGTAAATTCTTGGTGCCCCAATCTTTGCTTGAGGGAGTTCGACAGATGTGCTCAACTGATGGGGCATCCAGAGTCACGATCAATGTATCACACAGTCCTCAGCAGAGATGTCACAAGCAGTGCTCCTGcatgaagcagcaggtgaaacCACGAGTGTTGCCACCGTTCTTTCCATCAGCTGtctcagtaaaataaaaaaactctcTCCTGAGACACAGTTTATCTGATTTTTGTGAATGTGTCTGTTACGATGCGTGGTTgtccaggacccgaacgcaggcaagacgcagtgatcaaaggtccaaaaattggttttattaaacaaacacaaaaggacagtcctcctggactgctgggaagcaacagttcttCCTCTGGGTGCAGcaaagagctccagcgtggagccatAAAAATTCTCCGACGGTGGTAGGCTGGAGTCTTagaccttaaataggcggctgatcgttgatgtcctgcaggtgcgccaagaggtggccggagcatggctccaccacgccccctgcaggaaaaacacaactgggaatcctggactACAACAGTGTCACaagttttcttttggttttgttctaTCCTAAAGACTCCCATGTCGATATTATCCctgttttattcccatttttagCTTATTTCATACATCCATACTGGTGATGATCACAGTGCACCCTATGCATCAACCATTCCGGTatgaaaagaaggaaactttAATTTGAACCAAGCTGAGGGTCTTCTTTTGGAGCTTTGAAATGGGAGAATGGTCAACTGTCGAGGAAGatggtgcaaacacacacaagcctgcAACACGAAAAAGGTGATTGGGCAAAACATTTGGAGTTTGAAACAGTCCAGTGGGCTCTTAGAtgctcttggctctgtgtccacagctgcTGATCTCAGGCTGCGTGTGGCTGCTTCTACACCATGAGTGATGCCGACATGTCAGCAGGTTTGACCCAAACATGTCGATACGTCTTTCTGGAAATCATTCCAAACTCCTCCACCCTGTTTGTCACAAGAGTAGTTGAATGTAGTGCATAAAATATTTGCTTGGACTTTGTGCCCTAGCATGACATAGGGCTGGGGTTCTCCTTTTATGGCACAAGCCCAACAGGACACTGAACCCACGATGCAGAACATGACCAGAAAAGTCCTTCCAAAAGAaggtttattcaaaacagaaagAGCACCAAGAAAAACTTGTAGGTGCAGCCCAAACGAGAGCAGGCTGGATCAGGAAACGAGGCTGAGTGtaacaggtgaggctgcacaaAAGGTGATCAGAGTAACAAATCAAAGAGAACGAGCACAGGAGCAGGTAGGCAATTAACACTTGGCGTTTAAACGACAAACTGGCAACTCacaagtggaggagctggagataaatactgctgctcctgatgagctgatgagcagcaggtgaggaactacagaggaggagttggagaaaTCTGCCTCCCACACCAGGCctgaacaaatgagggaaacgAGCGCAACAAAACAAGCAGTggatcaaagcaaaaacacatctgtcctCCACATCTTAACAGCTCCAACTGGTTTGGGAAATGACCTGGACTCCTTCACGCTTACCAGAGATGCTCCGGCTGGAGCTTCAGCATTCAAAAGCAGTGGACAATGATTAGAATTGACctcaactgttgctgctccactcaaagaaaacaaactagaacacaagaacaaaataatcacatttggttgtttaGGTCTATCAGTTAATATCTTATAGGTCATTTCTGAAGGCCTGAACTGTTTCATCActtattttccttttacatctttgttatttatgaattcatcattttttacaaacatcagtaaatgtgcagttatgCAACAACAAAGTTATTTTGATGTCATGCATTTAACAGGTTTACACTTTCATTCACTGGcaacttattttaaaaaaaaattaataaaaaaattgaaaataaagttGTCCTCATGAAAGGCCATGCTAAACATACATTGAATTCCACTCTTGGTCTTTAAGCATGAGTTGTATTAATCattaaacaacaacacaataTCTAAgcgtccaaggtagttttctatgtcaactagaccgggtttcttctcttgaagatgtttcgccttctatccagaaggcttcttcagttctgaaatcgctggggagagagcttgaaaatatatagcccttgtggaccatctgcatgctaatgatctgggtggtcacctgagagtcgttagcagggtcgttcacccagtttctgtttaaacagaaactgggtgaacgacccgaccaacgacgaGGACCTAGTTTCTGTTTCAACAGAACAGAGTCCAGGTCATTTCCCAAACCAGTTGGAGCTGTTAGGATGTGGAGGTCAGATGTGATTTTGCTTTGTTCCACTGCTTGTTTTTTGTGCttgtttccctcatttgtttctgtttcaacagaaactaggtgaacgacccgacgaaCTACcatgctaacgactctcaggtgaccacccagatcattagcatgcagatggtccacaagggctatatattttcaagctctctccccagcgatttcagaactgaagaagccttctggatagaaggcgaaatgttttcaaagagaagaaacccagtccagttgacatagaaagctactttggatacaatgacctggatgattgagaatctacacagacaataTCTAAGCGCAAGCTAAACGTCTAAAGATTACTATGGGTTCAACATGGCAACTGTTCAAGGTACAGCAACAAGCTCTGAAGAACTGtgccagcctgtttctgtcaactGTCTGTTGTGCAAAACTTCCAAATATAATGGCCCAAACAACTTGAGTAAATACAATTAACAGGGTGGAGGAGATTGCAAAGATTTCCATCGAAACATATCAGCACATTTGGGTCAGACCTGCTGACAAGTCGGCATCACTCATGGTATAAAAGCAGCCACACGCAGCCTGAGctcaacagctgtggacacagagccaagagcagACGACCTCTATCATGACTGatccatcaacaaagatgagtgagtgaagAAGCTTCTCTTTCTATATGGTACTTTATATAACaatgtaataacaataacagcatgagggtgtttgtttcctacaggtgtccttttcacagcagtcCTACAGACAGGAGGTAATGTTGGACCCTTTCAGGGAGACACAACTTGATTTTCAACAAGGCAATCACCAACGTGGGGGAGGCGTACGACATCtgtacaggtgagtcacactccccagctgatggacacacatCAGGCAGTTTCCTTCAGGTTTGAGAGCCCAACAAGTAAAACCCAAAGTTTCTCTTCTTACAGGCCTCTTCAAAGCTCCTGTCACAGGCTTttactgcttcagcttctcctaccaagctgacaaaagggaacaatcggggctgactctgatgaagaacgaTGAAGCCATTGTGAAGGCGTTCGACAGTAACCAGCCAGGGATTCAGCATGTTGATAACGCTTCCAGCACTGCATGTCTGgaacttcagagaggagacCATGTGTCTGTGGTCCTGCCTAAAAGTTGTCATGTCTGTGGCATTGGTAAAGCCACCAGCTTCACTGGTTTTCTCATCAGCAAGGCTTAAAAAGTGTCTCCAAACCCTCAAACAAGAGTGACTAAACATACACCCTGTAACCAATTTAGCATCTTCAGCTTAAAATGACACTGGAtcaaaaaatctaaaataaactcattgcagcatcatttcaggtgttttgtattttatttaaactcagcaCACCACAAATCACAGTTAGCCTAAATAATATTCTCATTGATGATCTtgttcctggaaacacattggattgttttattcattgcagAGCTTAAATAGGGGATTTTTAAATATAGACATCCTtaattttgtatatttattGGTTGTTAAAAACACCAATATCAATAAAAGTAGCTGCCCTGAATGATCCATCCCAGGGGCTAATCATTATATAAACCAAAGAATTGTCTATTACGAACATAATAAGAATGATAATAATTACTCGTGTTGTTATTTGTGGCACACTGCATCTTGGTCCGCTGGGTCTATCCTGGTCAGAGAGTTCTGTTAGGCGAGGTTTTCTAATGGACCCGAAAGTAGACAAAACGCACTGTCCAACATTGGTGTCCAACACCAGGGTTTTTCTTAAAAGGTCAGTTCAAAAGTCCTCTtggactgcaggagaaacactcGTCCAGCCTTCcagggcgcacagagagctccaacGCGAAGAAAACAAGAGAGTCTGGTCCTGCGCGTTATTCCCTCAGCTTGGTGACGTGGAGACCTTGAACAGGCAGGGAGAAGCGTTACTACGAGTTCtaacaaacatgaagaaacaggaGTCAGATCTACCATGGAAACACGATAACTCTCtgacgctggcagacaggcactccgtccttaaataggtgaTGGAGATTTCCAACAGGTGCTTCCTGTCAACAACACCTCAAGGTAGTTCGCCTTGAGAAGCTTAACTCCGCCCTTAACACTAGAAgtcccagcatttttctgtctacgTAGAAGACCCACACAGAGGCCATTTGGCCTGACCACTTTCCCCGAATACACTAatcactcattttgttatggtaATGAGGCTGTTAGTGGCAGTGTGTGGGGTGAGGGGGTCACACCTTACAGAgaatgaggaataaaaacacattctctcagaactgaagaagccttctggatagaaggcgaaatgtcttcaagagaagaaacccagtccagttgacagagaaaactacaatgatacaatgacctggatgattgagaatctacacagacaaaaacacattctatTCTAAATTGTGAACCTGTGAATGTCCCATGTGACCATAACGACTCATCGACTGCAACCAGACAATTTTTGATGGATAAATACACtattatgtatatactgtatataagtcttattttattttatttatcttattctatcgtggtcttctttatgttgaatgtcgcagcggcacaccatgaaAAATTcttagtttgtgtaatactgtgtattacatgaacaatggcaataaacctgcttctgattctgattcacatcgtctgagcagccactctgctgtcccCGCATTCTCTGAAGCCTTGCAaaagtctgatggaatctcttgctcttgtggacacaaactgtggtcatgtatttgagaagccttttccccttcaaatccaaATGATGTGTGAATATCTCTTTTAAATGTCAATCCCAGTAAGTTCTTTGAAGTGGACTAACGTGCCAAGTTCATCAAACCAAAATGGCCACTCCTCTCTCGGGCATTTGATACTTTTTCCCCCGTTGACATGTTGACGCTGTGTGTAAACAGTGGACTTTGGACATTTTACCTCCTTTGGATTGGCATCTGAGTGTTGGAACATAATCTGAAGTTTTGTCATCTTTTGCTGCTGGCTACCTTGAGTTTCTTCAATGGGGTGGAATTTTACATTCCACTTAATGCATCCATAAGTTTCCAGCATTGCTGTTCTTTCCTATCTCTTTCTTATCATGGAACCCCATCTGTGTCTGAGTCATCACCCCAATTTGTAAATGCAATTCCTCATTTGAATTTATAGACTCTCAGTTTATTTGCATTAGATGGATATCCGCTATTTGATGTTTGCTCATTATCAAAGGTTGAGACCTGTGCTTGTGGAAAACCTTGCAAGGTGTTCAGGGCTCGAAAACACCCTGATGGCCTGACGAGCATTCTCAAATCTTATTGCAGACTTCAGAGCGGCCTCCAAAGTGTCCTCGCCTTGTTCACGATGGCAGAACTAAAGATAAAGATCGATGCCACCATTGAAGTGTCGGAGCCCCAGCCAGGCCGTCCGGGTCTTCTTTTGGACCTTCGAAATGGGACAATAGCCATCTGTCGAGGAAGATGGTGCAAACATTCACAAGCCTTCAACACGAAAAACGAGACTGGGTTTATCTGATTTTTGTGAAACGTGTCAtaggttttcttttgttttttctttctataGACTAGAAAGACTCCCGTGTTGATATTATCCCTGTTTCATTCCCATTTTTAGCTTATTTCATACATCCATACCGGTGATGATCACAGTGCACGGTATGTGTcgacaggtgaggctgcacaaAAGGTGATCAGAGTAACAAATCAAAGAGAACGAGCACAGGAGCGGGTAGGCAATTAACACTTGGCGTTTAAGCGACAAACTGGCAACTCacaagtggaggagctggagataaatactgctgctcctgatgagctgatgagcagcaggtgaggaactacagaggaggagttggagaaaTCTGCCTCCCACACCAGGCctgaacaaatgagggaaacgAGCGCAACAAAACAAGCAGtggaacaaagcaaaaacacatctgaccTCCACATCCTAACAGCGCCAACTGGTTTGGGAAATGACCTGGACTCCTTCTGCCTGCCACACCCAGCCTGAACAAATTAGGGAAACGTGTTATGATAAGTGTTTATTTACAATATCTACAAAGTGCAATGGTGAATTGTGTGCAGAAACCCAACTTGAACCGGTGATCTTCAATGGAGAGGACAAGGAGACCTCAGAAGGAGAAAAGATACATAATAAAGCCAAAGGGAAAAGCTTCGGAACAGTCGATTACCAACAACACGGATGAAAACGATCTGACGCTGATCGGCTGGTGTTGGCTGCTTAAAAAGACTCCCAATCTGATCATCCACAGGTGACGCAGCAGCCAGCAAGTGCCAGCAAAGCAGGtgaaacacaccctctggtGGAGACAAACCGAAACAACAAAACACGCGACAACACAGGATCATGACAGGGAACAATGATTAGAATTGACctcaactgttgctgctccactcaaagaaaacaacccagaacacaagaacaaagtcatcacatttggttgtttaGGTCTGTCAGTTAATATCTTATTGGTCATTTCTAAAGGCCCGAACTGTCTCatcacttcttttccttttacatctttgttatttatgaattcatcatttcttgcaaacatcagtaaatgtgcagttatgCAACCATAAAGTTATTGCTTTCACTGGCCActcattaaaaatatatacagtatattaaaaaaaaaatttaaaggcCACATCTCCTCCAGTCTTGTTAAACAACCATTAAATTCCACTCTTGGTCCTAAAGCTTTAGTTGAATTAATCATGAAACAAGAAGATAATATCTAAGAGGGAGCTAAACGTCTAAAGTTTACTATGGCAGCATCTGATCTTCCAGAGAATTTCATGTTAGTTTGCAGGTCATTTCAACACACTTCAACATGGCAACTGTTCAAGGTCCATCCACAAGCTCTGAAGAACTGtgccagcctgtttctgtcaactGTTGTGCAAAACTTCCAACTAAAATGGCCCAAATGGCTTGTTGAGTAATAATGATACACAGAGAGGGGGGATTGCAAAGATTTCCAGAGAAAAGTATCAGCCCTCTAAGTCGGCATCACTGATGGtataaaagcagccacagacagcctgagctcaacagctgtggacacagagccaagagcagACGACCTCTATCGTGACTGatccatcaacaaagatgagtgagtgaagAAGCTTCTCTTTCTATATGGTACTTTATATAAcactgtaataacaataatggcaTGAGGGCGTTTGTTTCCTACAGGTgtccttttcacagcagtcCTACAGACAGGAGGTAATGTTGGACCCTTTCAGGGAGACACAACTTTGATTTTCAACAGGGCAATCACCAACGTGGGGGAGGCGTACGACATCagtacaggtgagtcacactccccagctgatggacacacatCAGGCAGTTTCCTTCAGGGGCAGAGCAGCTCAGTTCCACTCAGGTTTGAGAGCTTAACAAGTAAAACCCAAAGTTTCTCTTCTTACAGGCCTCTTCAAAGCTCCTGTCACAGGCTAttactgcttcagcttctcctaccAAGCTGACAAAAGGGAACAATCGGGGCTGACTTTGATGAAGAACAGTGAGGCCATCGTGAAGGCGTTCAACAGTAACAAGCCAGGGAGCCAGCATGTTGATAACGCTTCCAGCACTGCATGTCTGgaacttcagagaggagacCATGTGTCTGTGGTCCTGCCTA contains:
- the LOC130523270 gene encoding complement C1q tumor necrosis factor-related protein 4-like, with amino-acid sequence MSVLFTAVLQTGGNVGPFQGDTTLIFNRAITNVGEAYDISTGLFKAPDTGFYCFSFSYQADKREQSGLTLMKNSEAIVKAFNSNKPGIQHVDNASSTACLELQQGDRVYVVLPNGCHACGIGGTTSFTGFLISKA
- the LOC130523269 gene encoding complement C1q tumor necrosis factor-related protein 3-like, with the translated sequence MSVLFTAVLQTGGNVGPFQGDTTLIFNRAITNVGEAYDISTGLFKAPVTGYYCFSFSYQADKREQSGLTLMKNSEAIVKAFNSNKPGSQHVDNASSTACLELQRGDHVSVVLPNGCHACGIGGTTSFTGFLISKA